The following are from one region of the Bacillus spongiae genome:
- the ndoA gene encoding type II toxin-antitoxin system endoribonuclease NdoA translates to MIVKRGDVYFADLSPVVGSEQGGVRPVLVLQNDIGNRFSPTVIVAAITAQIQKAKLPTHVEIDAKRYGFERDSVILLEQVRTIDKQRLTDKITHLDDEMMDKVDDALQISLGLIQF, encoded by the coding sequence TTGATAGTTAAGCGTGGTGACGTGTATTTTGCAGATCTATCTCCTGTCGTTGGTTCTGAGCAAGGTGGTGTACGACCTGTACTAGTCCTGCAAAATGACATTGGGAATCGGTTTAGCCCCACTGTAATCGTTGCTGCTATTACCGCACAAATTCAGAAAGCAAAACTGCCTACCCATGTTGAGATTGATGCAAAGCGTTACGGCTTTGAAAGAGATTCCGTAATCTTACTTGAACAAGTAAGAACGATTGATAAACAGCGTTTAACGGATAAAATCACGCATTTAGATGATGAAATGATGGATAAAGTAGACGATGCCTTGCAGATTAGTTTAGGCCTTATACAGTTTTAA
- a CDS encoding YlcI/YnfO family protein — translation MSESSATTEILIRLPQQLLTELDGFAKQENLNRNEFIYRATKMYLRERKKRQLRESMRRGYMEMAKINLAIASEAMQAEFEAEHTVERLVSGG, via the coding sequence GTGTCTGAATCCAGCGCAACAACAGAAATCTTAATTCGCTTACCGCAACAGCTACTAACAGAATTAGACGGCTTTGCTAAACAAGAAAATTTAAATCGTAACGAGTTTATCTATCGTGCGACAAAGATGTATTTGCGTGAACGTAAGAAACGACAACTTCGTGAATCAATGAGACGGGGTTATATGGAGATGGCGAAAATCAATCTTGCCATTGCTTCTGAAGCGATGCAAGCTGAATTCGAGGCAGAACATACTGTAGAACGCTTAGTAAGCGGAGGCTAA
- the alr gene encoding alanine racemase has translation MELQKPFFRDTWVEINLDNVAYNIIQLKKHLPDDVSVFVAVKANAYGHGDIQVARTAIESGAEGLAVAFLDEAIRLRKHGITSPILVLGATRPKDANIAIEHNITLTVFSMDWLLTAEDYVGEDQELKLHIKCDTGMGRVGVRSQSELEDIERKISQSKSFMLEGVFTHFATSDEVDDDYVQEQLKRFNWLLQVLKSKPKYIHTANSGASLRFPESYFNTVRFGIAMYGLSPSKEMVPLLPYPLKEVLSLHTRVVHVKKLDAGEKISYGATYETEKDEWIITLPIGYADGWLRGLQGQEVLINGFRAPIVGRVCMDQCMVKVPYEVEVGTKVTLIGKQGDECISVDEIAERLDTINYEIACLLSPRVPRIYFKENEPIEVVNQLLASSDFINNDIE, from the coding sequence TTGGAGCTGCAGAAACCGTTTTTTAGAGATACATGGGTAGAAATTAATTTAGATAATGTAGCGTATAATATAATACAATTAAAAAAACACTTGCCAGATGATGTAAGTGTATTTGTTGCTGTAAAGGCGAATGCATATGGGCATGGAGATATCCAAGTAGCTAGAACGGCGATTGAGTCTGGTGCTGAGGGGTTGGCCGTCGCTTTTTTAGACGAGGCTATTCGTTTAAGAAAGCATGGAATTACATCTCCAATTCTTGTATTAGGTGCGACACGACCAAAGGATGCCAATATTGCTATAGAGCATAACATTACCTTGACTGTCTTTAGTATGGATTGGTTGCTGACGGCGGAGGATTATGTTGGAGAAGATCAAGAGCTTAAATTGCATATTAAATGTGATACTGGAATGGGAAGGGTCGGTGTTCGGTCACAATCAGAGCTAGAAGACATTGAACGAAAGATTTCTCAAAGTAAATCTTTTATGCTCGAAGGGGTCTTTACCCATTTCGCTACTTCAGATGAAGTAGACGATGACTATGTACAAGAACAGCTTAAACGTTTTAATTGGTTGCTTCAAGTTCTTAAATCTAAACCTAAGTACATCCATACTGCCAATAGTGGCGCTTCATTACGTTTTCCAGAGTCTTATTTTAATACAGTAAGGTTTGGAATCGCAATGTACGGCTTATCTCCTTCAAAGGAAATGGTTCCTCTCTTACCGTATCCATTAAAGGAAGTGCTTTCGCTTCATACGAGAGTGGTTCATGTGAAAAAACTTGATGCTGGGGAAAAAATCAGCTATGGGGCGACGTATGAAACAGAAAAAGACGAGTGGATTATAACGTTACCAATTGGGTATGCGGACGGCTGGTTGAGGGGGCTACAAGGGCAAGAGGTTCTTATCAATGGTTTTCGAGCTCCTATTGTAGGGAGAGTCTGTATGGATCAATGTATGGTTAAGGTTCCGTATGAAGTGGAGGTTGGAACGAAAGTTACCTTAATAGGGAAACAAGGAGACGAGTGTATATCCGTAGACGAAATTGCTGAGCGGTTAGACACAATCAATTATGAAATTGCTTGTTTACTATCTCCTAGAGTACCACGTATTTATTTTAAAGAAAACGAACCGATTGAGGTTGTTAATCAGCTTCTAGCATCAAGTGATTTTATCAATAATGATATTGAATAG
- a CDS encoding outer membrane lipoprotein carrier protein LolA, whose amino-acid sequence MRKGWFVLMVAFSVLILAACGAKSQEDVTEELSAKLDDMEGYKASAQMTLQVGKEPQTYEVEVWYSKPKQYRVQLKNVEKDQSQIILRNKEGVFVLTPALNKSFKFQSNWPENSSQAYLFESLVKDILQDKEAKFTASEDHYVFETETRYKNNQMLPVQEISFNKKDLTPASVKVMDSDRNALVTVEFSKVDLKAKFDANSFDMDKNMSGANLEVPVMADLAEEEMTVLYPMEMPGANLVDEKEVATENGKRVVMTFDGEKSYTLIQEKTTEIPEIAVPTSVSGELVDLGFTVGAINETSIFWSYDGVDYMLASNDLTEDEMVSLAKSVQGSVVK is encoded by the coding sequence ATGAGAAAAGGTTGGTTCGTGCTGATGGTTGCATTTTCCGTTTTGATCCTTGCAGCCTGCGGTGCGAAGTCACAAGAGGATGTGACCGAGGAATTAAGCGCGAAGCTTGACGACATGGAAGGTTATAAAGCATCTGCCCAAATGACGTTGCAAGTAGGAAAGGAGCCTCAAACATATGAGGTAGAGGTTTGGTATAGTAAGCCGAAACAGTATCGAGTTCAATTGAAAAATGTTGAGAAGGACCAAAGTCAAATTATACTACGTAATAAAGAAGGGGTATTTGTCCTCACTCCAGCCTTAAATAAAAGCTTTAAGTTCCAAAGTAATTGGCCAGAAAACAGCTCACAAGCCTATTTGTTCGAATCATTAGTAAAGGACATTCTACAGGATAAAGAAGCAAAATTCACAGCATCTGAAGATCATTATGTGTTTGAAACAGAGACTAGGTACAAAAATAATCAAATGCTACCGGTGCAGGAAATATCCTTCAATAAAAAGGATTTAACACCTGCTTCCGTAAAGGTAATGGACTCGGATAGAAATGCTCTTGTTACAGTTGAATTCTCAAAAGTAGATTTAAAGGCGAAGTTCGATGCAAATTCGTTTGACATGGATAAAAATATGTCTGGGGCCAATTTAGAAGTCCCAGTGATGGCTGATTTAGCTGAAGAAGAAATGACCGTGCTATACCCAATGGAAATGCCTGGGGCAAACTTAGTTGATGAGAAAGAGGTTGCGACTGAGAACGGAAAACGTGTCGTCATGACCTTTGATGGTGAGAAATCCTATACGTTAATTCAAGAAAAAACAACAGAAATCCCAGAAATAGCTGTTCCAACATCTGTTAGTGGAGAATTAGTGGACTTAGGATTTACCGTAGGTGCCATAAATGAAACCTCTATTTTTTGGTCGTATGATGGTGTAGATTATATGCTTGCTTCTAACGATTTAACAGAGGATGAAATGGTGTCATTAGCCAAATCAGTACAGGGTTCTGTGGTGAAGTAA
- the acpS gene encoding holo-ACP synthase, translating to MIVGIGLDMIELERIENLVTRKQKFVDRVLTKNERKEFSSYEGRRSIEFIAGRFAAKEAYAKAKGTGIGSQLSFQDIEIRKDTNGKPSIMEVPQSADFFAHVSITHTEKMAAAQVIIERLK from the coding sequence ATGATAGTAGGAATAGGGCTCGATATGATTGAATTAGAGCGAATAGAAAATTTAGTAACGAGGAAACAGAAATTTGTTGATAGGGTATTAACAAAAAATGAGAGAAAAGAGTTTTCAAGTTATGAAGGGAGGAGGAGCATTGAATTTATAGCGGGACGATTCGCTGCAAAGGAAGCTTATGCAAAAGCAAAAGGGACTGGGATTGGTAGTCAGTTATCATTTCAGGACATTGAAATAAGAAAAGATACAAATGGAAAGCCTTCTATTATGGAGGTCCCTCAATCAGCCGATTTTTTTGCTCATGTTTCTATTACACATACTGAGAAAATGGCTGCTGCTCAGGTCATTATTGAACGTCTGAAATGA
- a CDS encoding rhomboid family intramembrane serine protease encodes MFVRTESFSQYIRSYPIISILVAIHIALYVLTLIPFLPNYWVFEQLAGVNIYITQGEWWRLITPIFVHLGFAHLAFNSISLIIFAPPLEEFFGKWKFSFLYIMAGIVGNVATYIFEPPTYIHVGASGSIFGLFGAYLAFIFIQKNAVTQEMKQVILPIVLIGLVLSVFQPNINLIAHFFGLLGGFGFGYLLFIRR; translated from the coding sequence ATGTTTGTTCGAACAGAAAGCTTTTCACAATATATACGTAGCTATCCTATCATATCTATACTTGTAGCTATTCACATCGCGTTATATGTATTAACACTCATTCCGTTCCTCCCTAATTACTGGGTATTCGAGCAGTTAGCAGGAGTTAATATTTATATTACCCAAGGTGAATGGTGGCGACTCATAACCCCTATTTTTGTTCATTTAGGGTTCGCTCACTTAGCATTTAATTCTATTTCCCTTATTATTTTTGCTCCACCGTTAGAGGAGTTTTTTGGGAAATGGAAATTCAGCTTTTTATATATAATGGCTGGCATTGTCGGAAATGTAGCTACCTATATTTTTGAACCACCCACCTATATTCACGTAGGAGCTAGCGGCAGTATATTCGGCCTCTTCGGAGCGTACTTGGCCTTTATTTTCATACAAAAAAACGCCGTAACACAAGAAATGAAACAAGTAATTTTACCAATTGTTTTGATTGGATTAGTCTTATCTGTTTTTCAACCTAATATTAACTTAATCGCTCATTTCTTTGGCCTTCTAGGTGGTTTTGGCTTCGGATATCTTTTATTTATACGACGATAA